Proteins encoded in a region of the Trueperaceae bacterium genome:
- a CDS encoding thioredoxin domain-containing protein encodes MNRLARSRPARLLGALLLLAALTGGAYYAGFSRGREVALAAPAAPGARPLGEQARREASDPFALGNVDAPVALVVFSDYRCPFCARYSQATEPELVARYVDAGKLRIEWRDFPIFGDASLLAARAGRAAAAQGKFWEFNRAVYAAAPASGHHDLTEAKLRAFAQQVGVADLARFEREIADETHDAAIARDFQQARGLGVTGTPSFVIGGRPLVGAQPTEVFVRLIDEALMAAD; translated from the coding sequence ATGAACCGCCTCGCCCGCTCCCGTCCCGCTCGCCTCCTCGGCGCCCTCCTGCTCCTCGCCGCCCTGACCGGCGGCGCCTACTACGCGGGCTTCAGCCGCGGCCGCGAGGTCGCGCTGGCGGCACCCGCCGCACCCGGCGCCCGGCCTCTCGGCGAGCAGGCGCGCCGCGAAGCCAGCGACCCGTTCGCCCTCGGCAACGTCGACGCGCCGGTCGCGCTCGTCGTCTTCTCCGACTACCGCTGCCCCTTCTGCGCCCGCTACAGCCAGGCGACCGAACCCGAGCTCGTCGCGCGCTACGTCGACGCCGGCAAGCTCCGGATCGAGTGGCGCGACTTCCCCATCTTCGGCGACGCCTCGCTCCTCGCCGCGCGCGCCGGGCGCGCCGCGGCGGCGCAAGGCAAGTTCTGGGAGTTCAACCGCGCCGTCTACGCCGCGGCCCCCGCGAGCGGTCATCACGACCTGACGGAAGCCAAGCTGCGCGCCTTCGCCCAGCAGGTGGGAGTGGCCGACCTGGCGCGCTTCGAGCGCGAGATCGCGGACGAGACGCACGACGCGGCCATCGCCCGCGACTTCCAGCAGGCGCGCGGGCTCGGCGTGACGGGCACGCCGTCGTTCGTGATCGGCGGGCGCCCCCTCGTCGGCGCACAGCCGACCGAGGTGTTCGTGCGGCTCATCGACGAGGCGCTCATGGCCGCCGACTGA
- a CDS encoding carboxymuconolactone decarboxylase family protein, translated as MSQEMLPQMTKEMAEKRRSLAPKTLDAWREFSRAAFAEGAIPAVTKQLIAVAVAHTTQCPYCIKGHTKEALRQGATEEQIMEAIWVAAEMRSGGAYAHSAIALNEMLEREKVVGD; from the coding sequence ATGAGCCAGGAGATGCTCCCACAGATGACGAAGGAGATGGCGGAGAAGCGCCGCAGCCTCGCGCCGAAGACGCTCGACGCCTGGCGAGAGTTCAGCCGGGCGGCGTTCGCGGAAGGCGCCATCCCCGCCGTGACGAAACAGCTCATCGCCGTCGCCGTCGCGCACACCACGCAGTGCCCCTACTGCATCAAGGGCCACACGAAGGAGGCGTTGCGCCAGGGCGCGACCGAGGAGCAGATCATGGAGGCCATCTGGGTCGCCGCCGAGATGCGCTCCGGTGGCGCCTACGCCCACTCCGCCATCGCGCTCAACGAGATGTTGGAACGCGAGAAGGTCGTGGGCGACTGA
- a CDS encoding phosphoribosyltransferase, translating to MTAVTVPAGAKVALPFTEIARRIAAAELPRVDLVIGVATGGVVPAALLAYRLGVPLARFDINYRAPDNSPRRPAPELLAAPSLPQAGTRVLLVDDVTVSGQTLGLARALLAGCEVTTLALKGRGADIVLFPEVASCVAWPWHARPD from the coding sequence GTGACCGCGGTCACCGTGCCGGCCGGGGCGAAGGTCGCACTGCCTTTCACGGAGATCGCGCGGCGGATCGCCGCCGCCGAACTGCCGCGCGTCGACCTCGTGATCGGCGTGGCGACCGGCGGCGTGGTCCCGGCCGCGCTGCTCGCCTACAGGCTCGGCGTGCCGCTCGCCAGGTTCGATATCAACTACCGCGCTCCCGACAACTCGCCGCGCCGGCCCGCTCCGGAGCTGCTGGCCGCACCGAGCCTGCCGCAGGCCGGGACGCGGGTGCTGCTCGTCGACGACGTGACGGTGAGTGGGCAGACCCTGGGCCTCGCGCGGGCGCTGCTCGCAGGCTGCGAGGTCACGACCCTCGCCCTGAAGGGGAGGGGCGCCGACATCGTGCTCTTCCCGGAGGTGGCCAGCTGCGTGGCGTGGCCGTGGCACGCGCGGCCCGACTGA
- a CDS encoding metal-sensitive transcriptional regulator yields the protein MKSARGHLDGVVRMLEDSSVYCVDVLKQLKAVQGALTKVNEAVLRSHIRDHVVTASERGDADQIVEELMEALKYRP from the coding sequence TTGAAGAGCGCGCGGGGCCACCTCGACGGCGTGGTGCGCATGCTCGAGGACAGCAGCGTCTACTGCGTGGACGTCCTCAAGCAGCTCAAGGCCGTGCAGGGTGCGCTGACCAAGGTCAACGAGGCCGTGCTGCGGTCGCACATCAGGGACCACGTGGTCACCGCCTCGGAGCGCGGCGACGCCGACCAGATCGTCGAGGAGCTGATGGAGGCCCTGAAGTACCGCCCCTGA
- a CDS encoding cytochrome c biogenesis protein CcdA: MPDVGLAGAFLGGLFALVSPCSALLLPSFFAYAFDGLGRLVARTGVFYLGLALVLVPLGAGVGAIGSLVTQYRGAVTTVGGLLLIVFGLLVVTGRGFSLLPSAATARAGAGRGAMGVLALGAVYGLAGFCSGPLLGAILTFAMTGGSPTYGALLMAAYALGMVLPLLVLALLWDRLELSRRRWLRGRELRLGGFKVHSTSLLSGAVFVGIGLLFLLTEGTANLGGVASVDTQFRLQTWTTGWAVKVPDLAVALAVVAVAAAYALWPRSGRG, from the coding sequence ATGCCCGACGTCGGGCTGGCCGGGGCCTTCCTGGGCGGACTCTTCGCGCTGGTGAGCCCATGCTCGGCGCTGCTGCTGCCGTCGTTCTTCGCCTACGCCTTCGACGGCCTCGGCCGGCTCGTGGCGCGGACGGGTGTCTTCTACCTCGGCCTGGCGCTCGTGCTGGTGCCCCTCGGCGCGGGGGTGGGCGCGATCGGCTCGCTCGTCACGCAGTACCGCGGCGCGGTCACGACGGTCGGCGGCCTGCTCCTCATCGTGTTCGGCCTGCTGGTCGTGACCGGGAGGGGCTTCTCGCTCCTGCCCTCGGCCGCCACCGCCCGGGCAGGCGCCGGCCGGGGCGCCATGGGCGTGCTCGCGCTGGGAGCCGTCTACGGCCTGGCGGGGTTCTGTTCCGGTCCGCTGCTGGGCGCGATCCTCACCTTCGCCATGACGGGCGGCAGCCCGACGTACGGTGCCCTGCTCATGGCCGCCTACGCGCTGGGGATGGTCCTGCCCCTACTGGTGCTCGCTCTCCTCTGGGACCGGCTCGAGTTGAGCAGGAGGCGGTGGCTCCGCGGGCGCGAGCTTCGGCTGGGCGGCTTCAAGGTCCACTCGACCTCGCTCCTCTCCGGCGCCGTGTTCGTGGGCATCGGCCTGCTCTTCCTCCTCACCGAGGGGACCGCCAACCTGGGCGGCGTCGCTTCCGTCGACACGCAGTTCCGGTTGCAGACCTGGACGACGGGTTGGGCCGTGAAGGTGCCCGACCTCGCGGTGGCCCTGGCGGTCGTGGCGGTCGCGGCCGCGTACGCGCTGTGGCCGCGCTCCGGCCGCGGGTGA
- a CDS encoding ABC-F family ATP-binding cassette domain-containing protein, translating to MSLRLRAVAKRHGDRTLFQAVDLDVASGEKTALIGPNGSGKSTLLRLIAGLEAPDAGTIHVRGTVSLLAQVTEAGDARVSDWLLPPALALAAADLAAAERGLTAATPVAIERYAAAEERFRAAGGYDHATRTERVLDGLAIDGAARMSELSGGQRRRVHLARQLLTRADLLLLDEPTNHLDRDGIEWLEAWLRASDAAAVVVSHDRQFLDATVSSVAELTSGSLTPWPGNYSAALALKEAALAAQHRRHEAEARKKRELEVEAARLRSAGRSADRFNRRRAGNQAVVLAKAKAENVSRTLAGRARALERRLDRFEVTPAPREDEAVVTIPTAPTPSAGTRPGATADEPRTGPTEVVRLAGVTLERGGRRLFTGLDLLIRRGERVALVGANGSGKSSLIATVVGELAPTAGTVTLGRGLTWRFAGQHGEELGAFVTVEDAVRDANPTIGRQELHHLLARLGLPPDPQREVATLSGGQRTRLSLARSSVSRAALLILDEPTNHLDAGMVAALEEHLMARAGTLLFASHDRRLVA from the coding sequence GTGAGTCTGCGACTCCGCGCCGTGGCCAAGCGCCACGGCGACCGGACATTGTTCCAGGCGGTGGACCTCGACGTCGCCAGCGGCGAGAAGACCGCCCTCATCGGACCCAACGGCAGCGGCAAGTCAACGCTGCTGCGCCTGATAGCCGGGCTGGAGGCGCCCGATGCCGGCACCATCCACGTGCGCGGCACGGTCTCCCTCCTCGCCCAGGTGACGGAGGCCGGCGACGCGCGCGTAAGCGACTGGCTGCTGCCTCCGGCCCTGGCGCTGGCCGCGGCCGACCTCGCCGCCGCCGAGCGCGGCCTGACGGCCGCGACGCCCGTCGCCATCGAGCGCTACGCGGCCGCCGAGGAGCGCTTCAGGGCGGCGGGCGGCTACGACCACGCCACGCGCACCGAACGCGTCCTGGACGGCCTCGCCATCGACGGAGCGGCGCGCATGAGCGAGCTGTCGGGAGGTCAGCGCCGCCGCGTGCACCTCGCCCGTCAGCTCCTGACGCGCGCGGACCTCCTGCTCCTCGACGAACCCACCAACCACCTCGACCGGGACGGCATCGAGTGGTTGGAGGCGTGGCTGCGCGCGAGCGACGCCGCGGCCGTCGTGGTGTCACACGACCGGCAGTTCCTCGACGCGACAGTATCGAGCGTCGCGGAACTGACGAGCGGAAGCCTGACGCCGTGGCCCGGCAACTACTCCGCCGCGCTGGCGCTGAAGGAGGCGGCGTTGGCGGCGCAGCACCGCCGTCACGAGGCCGAGGCGCGCAAGAAGCGCGAGCTGGAGGTCGAGGCGGCGCGCCTCAGGTCGGCGGGTCGCAGCGCGGACAGGTTCAACAGACGCCGCGCCGGGAACCAGGCGGTCGTACTCGCGAAGGCGAAGGCCGAGAACGTGTCGCGCACCCTGGCCGGCAGGGCTCGCGCCCTCGAGCGGCGCCTCGACCGCTTCGAGGTGACGCCGGCGCCGCGCGAGGACGAGGCCGTCGTCACGATCCCGACGGCACCGACGCCGAGCGCCGGAACGCGGCCCGGCGCGACGGCGGACGAGCCGCGCACCGGACCCACAGAGGTGGTGCGCCTCGCGGGCGTCACCCTCGAGCGCGGCGGCCGGCGGCTCTTCACCGGCCTGGACCTGCTGATCCGCCGCGGCGAGCGCGTGGCGCTCGTGGGCGCGAACGGCAGCGGCAAGAGTAGCCTCATCGCGACCGTCGTCGGCGAGCTGGCCCCGACCGCCGGCACCGTCACGCTCGGGCGCGGCCTGACCTGGCGGTTCGCGGGCCAGCACGGGGAGGAACTGGGCGCCTTCGTCACGGTGGAAGACGCGGTCCGCGACGCCAACCCCACCATCGGCCGGCAGGAGCTGCACCACCTGCTCGCGCGCCTCGGCCTGCCGCCGGACCCGCAACGGGAGGTGGCCACGTTGTCGGGAGGGCAACGCACCCGCCTGAGCCTGGCCAGGTCGAGCGTGTCGCGCGCCGCGCTCCTCATCCTCGACGAGCCGACGAACCACCTCGACGCGGGCATGGTGGCGGCCCTCGAGGAGCACCTCATGGCGCGCGCCGGCACGCTCCTCT
- a CDS encoding prohibitin family protein yields the protein MDEFDALTSRRKTHGLSLNRLAAAGVVLVLAAIVVFSSMFTVDQGYRGVVLRLGAFERIAPPGLGFKLPLVDRVVMMRVQTNSKVYDRMETYSRDQQLAELRVSVTYRLVPEMVNEVYAQFGSEEGLVSRLIDRRLNELVRTVFGQFNAVEAIQQRSLLNQQVSDAIMGVIDPAIVVIESVQVEDIAFSAAYEQSVEARMMAEVEVQRRSQELEQQRIQAQIVVTQAQGAADARVAEAKAQAEATRLAGDAEASAIRAKGEALRDNPQLVALVTAESWDGVLPTTMLPGGALPFIDVTR from the coding sequence ATGGACGAGTTCGACGCCCTCACGAGCCGCCGGAAGACGCACGGCTTGAGCCTCAACCGCCTCGCCGCCGCCGGCGTGGTGCTGGTACTGGCGGCCATCGTCGTCTTCTCGAGCATGTTCACCGTCGACCAGGGCTACCGCGGGGTCGTCCTGCGGCTCGGCGCCTTCGAACGCATCGCGCCGCCGGGACTCGGCTTCAAGCTACCGCTCGTCGACCGCGTCGTCATGATGCGCGTCCAGACGAACTCCAAGGTGTACGACCGCATGGAGACCTACTCCCGCGACCAGCAGCTCGCGGAGCTGCGCGTCTCCGTCACCTACCGGCTCGTGCCGGAGATGGTCAACGAGGTGTACGCGCAGTTCGGGAGCGAGGAGGGGCTGGTCTCGCGCCTCATCGACCGGCGCCTCAACGAGCTGGTCCGCACCGTGTTCGGGCAGTTCAACGCCGTCGAGGCCATCCAGCAGCGCAGCCTGCTCAACCAGCAGGTCTCGGACGCGATCATGGGCGTGATCGATCCCGCCATCGTGGTCATCGAGTCCGTGCAGGTCGAGGACATCGCCTTCAGCGCAGCGTACGAGCAGTCGGTCGAGGCGCGCATGATGGCCGAGGTCGAGGTGCAGCGGCGCAGCCAGGAGCTCGAGCAGCAACGCATCCAGGCGCAGATCGTCGTGACGCAGGCGCAGGGCGCCGCCGACGCTCGCGTGGCCGAGGCCAAGGCTCAGGCCGAGGCCACGCGCCTCGCCGGCGACGCCGAAGCGAGCGCCATCCGCGCGAAGGGCGAGGCGCTACGCGACAACCCTCAGTTGGTCGCGTTGGTCACGGCCGAGTCCTGGGACGGCGTGTTGCCCACCACGATGCTGCCCGGCGGCGCGCTCCCCTTCATCGACGTGACGCGCTAG